CGGCGAGGCTGAGAACGGTTCGTTTTCATAGCAACCTTGAGTCTGTAGCGGGTCCGGCGGATTTGTCACGTCATGATTTGTCACGACCGCCCCGCTCCGCGCGCCAGGCCAGTCCCAGCAATGCGACGGCGGCCGCAACGCCCGCCAGGCTCACATACAGCGGACCCACCGGCGGCTGGTAATGAAACTCGACGCGGTGTTCCCCGGGCTCCAGGTAAACGCCGCGCACCACGTAGTTGCAGCGCAACACCGGCACGGGACGACCGTCCACCCGTGCGTGCCAGTGGACATCGAACTTGTCGTTGAGCCGCAACACTGCCGGCCGTTCCGCATGCACCTGGAACACGACGTGCCTGGGTTCGTAGCTTTCGTACCGGACCGTACCTGCCGGAGTGGCCGTGGCCGCGTCACCGGGGGCCGGTAACGGTTCCGACACCAACACGGTTTTGTGCGGATCGAAGGAGGGATCCGCCAGCAACGCCAGGGCCTCGGCGTCGTTGGTCACCACCTGCCAGTGACCGTGCAATCCGGCCTTGGGCAGCGCCCCGGTAAACTCCATCAGGGCAAACGGGCCGGCAGGGTTGGTTCGAATCAGCCACGGTCCCTCGGGCCCTTTGGGTCGGATTTCGAATGGAAGCAATTCGCGGAAGCGGCGTTTCCCGGGATCAACCTGCTGGTTCAGTGCCTCGGCCATGCCGGCCGCACCGAACAGATAACGGGTACTGGTCAGTTCCCAGCGGCGCAGGATGCGTTGCGTCCAATTCGTCATGGCTTCCCCGGGACGGGGCCGGCGCGACAACGCATTCTCGAACGCCTCCACCTCCACGGGCACCCGCGGCATTTGGACGATGTCGGGCGACTGGATGTTGTAGAACGGAAACAAATGCTGCATCCACTCGACCCGGTAGAGCTGAGCCAGCAGCGCGTATTGGCGGGGCAGGAACGGCTCGGCCAGCGCCACCCGATGCTCCCAGGGTCGCTGCCGCAGCAGTTCAAACACGGGATTGTCCCCGGCCTCCACCAGACGCTCCTTCCAGTTGTAGGTCACCACCCAGGGTTGATTGGCGGGCGCCAGGTCCACCACCGCCAGCACACAACCCAATCCACCAGCCCAGAGCGGGCGGGCTCGGAAACCACCCCGGACCGCCCAGCCCACCCAACCCAGGGCCAGGCCCAGAAACAACACCGACCTCCCGGCACGCCCCACACTGAAAGCCGCCTGGGCCCGGGCCCGTTCACGCGCCCAGGCTTCATCCCCGGCCATCCCCTGGGCCTGCATCTCCAGCAAATGCATCTCCGTCAGGTACGCCTCCAACCGCGGTTGCGCCTGTGCGTACAGCAGCCAGGCCAGGACGGCCATGCCAAAGGCCACCGCGCTTCCGATCAGCCAGCGCCGTTCCCAAAGCCCCGGCCCGGGGTGAGCGGGCTGGTTCCGCGCCCCCGGGGACCCGGGCGCCGGCTGAGGGCCCTCTACCCAGCCACGCCACAGGGATTGGAGGCCGTACCCGGAGAGGATCAACAACGCCCACTCCAGGATGTGCATGAACTTGGCCGGATTCCGAATCGACGATGCGTAGGGCAGGGCGAAGAACAGCTGGTAAAACGGGGCGAACCGTCCGAACATCAACAGCGTGGCCACCACGGCCACCACGATCCAGAATACCACCGCGCGCCGTTCGTTGATTGTGAACGTGGACCTTTGCCCGCGGGTCACCTGCACCAGCGTCCACCCCACCAGCACCCAGACCAGCATGCCTGCGTATCCACTGCCCATCCCGTAACGGAAAAACCCCGGCGGCGGCGGGCCCTGTCGGTCCCCCGCGAGGTACCTGTCCCACGCCGGGTCGCTGCCGCCGCGGCCCCAATAGTCGCCCCCGCCCGGGGTGTCCATTCGGTAACCGAACAACCCGGGGACCATCAGGCTGAAGAACTCGGCCTTCGGCAGGCTCCATTGGGTGGCCCAGGCCCAGCGCTCCTCGCGCGAAGCGGTCTCTTCCTGGACCTGCACCACGCCGCGGAGCTGGGTGGCCACCAGCGTGCTGAGGGTGGAAGCGGCGATGAGGGCCGCGCAGCCGGCCACCAGCACGAGCCGGCTCAGGGCCGACCCGACTCGAGAGAGAACGGGCCGGTCCGTTTGCAGGGCTTGAAACACCACGTAGCCGCCCACCACCAGGCTGAACAGCGCCCCGATGTCGTAGGCCTCGGTGACCCCGAGTCCCACGGCGAACCCTGCCAGGGCCAGGCGGAGCCACGGGCGGGGTGCGTCGGGGCGGGCCAGGGCGGCCAGGGCGAGGAAATTACAGCCGAAGGCGATGGGTTGGGCGCACACGCCCCAGCAGGCGGTGGCAAAGAAATCGCCGTTCAGGCTGGTCAACAGCGCCAGCAACCCGGCCACCCAGGGGGACCATCGCATCTGCCGGGCCCACACCCAGGCCGCCCATCCCACAAACAACAATGAAAACGGCGCATAGAGTTTGGAGAAGGCCAGCGTGGTGGTCAGCAGACGCAACAACGTCGTGATGCCCGGCGTTGTTGCGGGGGCACTGTAACCGAGCCAGTTCAGGTCGTGCCAGTAGCCGGTCAGGGTCCTCCACGGATTGGCATGGGCCGCCTCCATGGCGCCATACGGTCCGTCGTTGGAAAAGAGCACACGCTCGGGGCGAAAGTTGTCCAGGAACAGGATCCCGCACGCCAACAGCATGGCCGCAGCACTGCAGACCACGGCAATCCGCCCCGGGTGGTTTGGTCGGTTTGATAGCTCCATGATCGCGGCCGGGAGCATAGGTCTGCCCTTCAATGCACGCCAAGCGCAAACCCTTCGCCGCAGGCATGGGATACTGCTGAGGTCCCTTGGAGCTTCGAAACCTTCGGTTGTGCCCTGGGAGTGGCCGGCCAACCGGCCTTTGGCGCGGCGACCGGGGACCACGCCCGTGTTTTTCGCGAACCGCGGTTCGACCCCTGTCCCGGGGGCAATTCCGCGCAGATCTTCCGGGTTTCTGGGAACACCGTTGACAATGGCGTCAAGTCCTTCGGTACACTCCAGCCGGTGAATCCTTGTGGCGTGCCTGCCCCAGGCGCCGGTGGAAGCGATCAGGCTGACGATCGCGCCATTTGCGCGGTGGACCGACCCGCCTGTCCTCTCTGCGGCCGGGAGGGCCGGATCGTGCATTCTGGTTTGAAGGACCTTCTGTATGGAGTGCCAGGTGCGTGGCGGATTCGTCACTGTTTGGACCGGGAATGTGGATTGGCGTGGCTGGATCCGGTTCCCGTGCCTGAAGAAGTTCCGCGGCTGTACGCGAGCTACTACACGCACCGCACTTCTGGTGAAGCTGGCGGGCGGACGCCCCGGGATCTGCTGTACGGCGTCTACCGGGCTCTGCACTCCGTCGTTGCACAAATCGTGGGGTTGGCGGAGGAGATGAGGCTGTTGCACCAAGCCGGACTGGGCGACATGCAACCGGGGCGCCTGCTGGACGTGGGGTGTGGAGATGGCGGGTTTCTGGACCACATGCGGCGGAAAGGCTGGACTGCCGAGGGCAGCGAAGTCGATGCGAGCGCGGCCGGGATTGCGCGGCGTCGCGGGCTGACGGTCCACCTTGGCGACCTGACCGCTCTGGACCTGCCGTCGTCGGTTTACGACGCGATCACCCTGCGGCATGTCCTGGAGCATTTGCCGGATCCGAGACCCGTGTTTGAGACAG
This DNA window, taken from Limisphaera ngatamarikiensis, encodes the following:
- a CDS encoding YfhO family protein, which codes for MELSNRPNHPGRIAVVCSAAAMLLACGILFLDNFRPERVLFSNDGPYGAMEAAHANPWRTLTGYWHDLNWLGYSAPATTPGITTLLRLLTTTLAFSKLYAPFSLLFVGWAAWVWARQMRWSPWVAGLLALLTSLNGDFFATACWGVCAQPIAFGCNFLALAALARPDAPRPWLRLALAGFAVGLGVTEAYDIGALFSLVVGGYVVFQALQTDRPVLSRVGSALSRLVLVAGCAALIAASTLSTLVATQLRGVVQVQEETASREERWAWATQWSLPKAEFFSLMVPGLFGYRMDTPGGGDYWGRGGSDPAWDRYLAGDRQGPPPPGFFRYGMGSGYAGMLVWVLVGWTLVQVTRGQRSTFTINERRAVVFWIVVAVVATLLMFGRFAPFYQLFFALPYASSIRNPAKFMHILEWALLILSGYGLQSLWRGWVEGPQPAPGSPGARNQPAHPGPGLWERRWLIGSAVAFGMAVLAWLLYAQAQPRLEAYLTEMHLLEMQAQGMAGDEAWARERARAQAAFSVGRAGRSVLFLGLALGWVGWAVRGGFRARPLWAGGLGCVLAVVDLAPANQPWVVTYNWKERLVEAGDNPVFELLRQRPWEHRVALAEPFLPRQYALLAQLYRVEWMQHLFPFYNIQSPDIVQMPRVPVEVEAFENALSRRPRPGEAMTNWTQRILRRWELTSTRYLFGAAGMAEALNQQVDPGKRRFRELLPFEIRPKGPEGPWLIRTNPAGPFALMEFTGALPKAGLHGHWQVVTNDAEALALLADPSFDPHKTVLVSEPLPAPGDAATATPAGTVRYESYEPRHVVFQVHAERPAVLRLNDKFDVHWHARVDGRPVPVLRCNYVVRGVYLEPGEHRVEFHYQPPVGPLYVSLAGVAAAVALLGLAWRAERGGRDKS
- a CDS encoding methyltransferase domain-containing protein translates to MPEEVPRLYASYYTHRTSGEAGGRTPRDLLYGVYRALHSVVAQIVGLAEEMRLLHQAGLGDMQPGRLLDVGCGDGGFLDHMRRKGWTAEGSEVDASAAGIARRRGLTVHLGDLTALDLPSSVYDAITLRHVLEHLPDPRPVFETARRLLRPGGRLVIVTPNIQSLGHQRFGRAWRGLEPPRHFCLYHPDLLRRLAERAGYIVRTCVSSAAHADVILGASLTLQAVAGKPVPDPPPVSILRTVRAVMLQCREHRRIRKGEPCGEECFLVAEKPL